Proteins encoded together in one Prunus dulcis chromosome 3, ALMONDv2, whole genome shotgun sequence window:
- the LOC117621176 gene encoding CCR4-NOT transcription complex subunit 9-like: MAIITESLLGDQSSSRPPEATSGQNNSESTRPNDADPFKKVNVEQWILELRDRRTRENALQRLSKIREIREDLAPLLWHSFGTTYTLLKEILEVYPMVTSPHLLTQEASNRACNTLSLYQCVAAHPETRNLFVKANIPMYIYPFLGTKSKEKPYEYLRLSSLGVIGALVKDNDEDIITFLLQTQVFCYCIRCIEVGTILSRTVATFIIERILISDQGMKYCITFADRFYVITQVLSRMLDKLPEEPSHRLLKLIIHCFLRLSDGLTRDVDSLSLCLPRSLRDSRVINLVSDDPVAMSYLRRLYCNVAAGRKPNGAAGKQPNGASGAESNGRVAKG, translated from the exons ATGGCTATCATCACTGAGTCTTTGCTCGGCGATCAATCATCATCACGGCCACCGGAAGCTACATCGGGTCAAAACAACTCAGAGTCGACCCGGCCTAATGATGCTGACCCGTTCAAAAAGGTGAATGTGGAGCAGTGGATTCTTGAGCTTCGCGATAGACGTACCCGAGAAAACGCACTGCAACGCCTCTCTAAG ATCAGGGAAATTCGTGAGGACTTGGCTCCATTGCTGTGGCATTCCTTTGGCACCACATATACATTGTTAAAG GAAATACTTGAGGTGTACCCAATGGTCACATCTCCACATCTTCTTACTCAGGAGGCATCAAATCGAGCATGCAACACACTCTCTCTATATCAG TGCGTAGCTGCTCATCCGGAGACAAGAAATCTGTTTGTCAAAG CCAACATTCCAATGTATATCTACCCTTTCCTCGGCACTAAGAGCAAGGAAAAACCTTATGAATATCTGAGGCTGTCCAGCTTGGGTGTTATTGGTGCCCTTGTGAAG GATAATGATGAAGACATCATCACTTTCCTTCTCCAAACTCAAGTGTTCTGCTACTGCATCCGCTGCATTGAAGTTGGCACTATACTGTCAAGAACT GTGGCCACATTCATAATTGAAAGAATTCTGATCAGTGATCAGGGAATGAAGTACTGCATCACTTTCGCGGATAGATTCTACGTCATCACTCAAGTTCTTAGCAGGATGCTCGATAAGCTTCCCGAAGAACCCTCCCACCGGCTGCTCAAGCTCATCATTCACTGCTTTCTCAGGCTCTCAGATGGTCTAAC CAGGGACGTTGACAGCTTAAGCCTATGTCTCCCTAGGAGCTTGAGGGATTCTAGAGTCATTAACCTCGTCTCT GATGACCCGGTAGCCATGTCGTATCTGAGGCGCCTGTATTGCAACGTTGCAGCAGGGAGGAAGCCTAATGGAGCAGCTGGGAAGCAGCCTAATGGAGCATCAGGTGCCGAGTCCAATGGTCGCGTGGCTAAAGGCTGA
- the LOC117622142 gene encoding uncharacterized membrane protein YuiD-like, whose protein sequence is MTAADATTSSSPSTTATIPSNLPIIAAFLACALAQFLKLFTSWYKERRWDSKRMLDSGGMPSSHSATVTALAVAIGLQDGVGGPAFAIALVLACIVMYDASGVRLHAGRQAELLNQIVYELPPEHPLSSVRPLRDSLGHTPLQVVAGAVLGCVVAYLMRNTK, encoded by the exons ATGACGGCCGCGGATGCGACGACGTCGTCTTCACCGTCGACGACTGCAACGATCCCGTCGAACCTCCCTATCATCGCTGCGTTCCTCGCCTGCGCTCTCGCTCAGTTCCTCAAGCTCTTCACCTCCTG GTACAAAGAAAGGAGATGGGATTCGAAGCGAATGCTCGATTCCGGCGGAATGCCGTCGTCGCATTCCGCCACGGTGACGGCTCTGGCGGTCGCCATTGGCCTTCAAGATGGCGTCGGAGGACCCGCTTTCGCCATTGCTCTGGTCTTAGCATGCATT GTGATGTATGATGCCTCCGGAGTGAGACTTCATGCTGGTCGGCAAGCCGAG ttgctgaaccaaattgtGTACGAGCTTCCTCCGGAGCATCCTTTGTCCAGTGTTAGACCTCTGCGCGATTCACTTGGACATACTCCCTTGCAG GTTGTTGCTGGTGCCGTGCTGGGATGCGTAGTGGCATATCTAATGAGGAACACCAAATAA
- the LOC117621174 gene encoding uncharacterized protein LOC117621174 codes for MAMEIPTDMIKEVQISLRREAKMSSYDPDDTPLPNLPSVEETIADLDPSPPYLRCKHCKGRLLRGVQSLICAFCGREHCKDLPPDPINFRDTFGYRWLLKSLSLDGSEIVELPTGADEFNRGQTARKDDLSLSDLLNLEIKWTSKPEKVETDFSNETLTQPKSLPDLAGVNLDNFFSEGKKDAAVNISEEQLFESSTQTTGEEINAFEVRETLSLFENVQPFETVVESTEGESGDSFSGWAANFQSAASETLPHASETLPHASENLHQASENIPQESKVIDPFVGSTVDLSAHIDTVFGSAVDSTDEKSNHSMTGSAPLTTDWFQGDLLGVSNSGFAGGPEQFETLAEVKGITENVNNSFPADVDWVQDNQLQTTSNKAPDNKTTDEDEDSFDAWNDFATSNSAPNLADSSLKQSTNQTTPVDQTSVVDLFGTASNSGDLNFGSLSQPDFSAGAFNSSNGSTVVDMKQADSSVLDSLVDLSTKDEKKSEDVAEGGDVSGARTGSKSEDEERIMSQMHDLSFMLESSLSIPPKRDELHSHSQD; via the exons ATGGCGATGGAAATCCCGACGGATATGATAAAGGAGGTGCAAATCTCGCTTCGGAGAGAAGCGAAGATGTCGTCGTATGACCCAGACGACACGCCGTTGCCAAATCTACCATCCGTCGAAGAAACCATAGCGGATTTGGATCCATCCCCGCCGTACCTACGGTGCAAGCATTGCAAGGGCAGATTGCTGAGGGGCGTTCAGTCACTTATTTGCGCCTTCTGTGGCAGAGAACATTGCAAGGACCTCCCTCCTGACCCCATCAATTTTCGCGACACTTTTGGCTACCGGTGGTTGCTCAAGTCCCTGAGCTTGGATGGATCG GAGATAGTAGAATTACCCACTGGAGCAGATGAGTTCAACAGAGGACAGACTGCTCGGAAGGATGATTTAAGTCTCTCTGATCTTTTGaatcttgaaataaaatgGACCTCTAAGCCAGAGAAAGTTGAGACTGATTTCTCAAATGAGACACTTACTCAGCCCAAAAGCTTACCAGATTTGGCCGGAGTCAATCTCGACAACTTTTTTtctgaaggaaaaaaagatgCCGCAGTTAATATTTCTGAAGAGCAGCTGTTTGAGTCTAGCACACAGACTACCGGTGAAGAAATTAATGCTTTCGAAGTTCGTGAAACTCTTAGTTTGTTTGAGAATGTACAGCCTTTTGAGACAGTTGTGGAGTCTACTGAAGGAGAGAGTGGTGATTCCTTTTCTGGTTGGGCGGCAAATTTTCAGTCTGCTGCTTCTGAAACCCTTCCTCATGCTTCTGAAACTCTTCCTCATGCTTCTGAAAACCTTCATCAAGCTTCTGAAAACATTCCCCAAGAGTCAAAAGTAATTGACCCCTTTGTGGGTTCCACAGTGGATCTTTCAGCCCACATAGACACAGTATTCGGATCTGCAGTAGACTCAACTgatgaaaaatcaaaccaTAGTATGACTGGGTCTGCACCCTTGACTACTGACTGGTTTCAAGGTGATCTATTGGGTGTTTCCAACTCTGGGTTTGCTGGAGGTCCTGAACAGTTTGAAACGCTTGCTGAGGTGAAGGGTATAACTGAGAATGTGAATAACTCTTTTCCTGCTGATGTTGATTGGGTTCAAGACAATCAATTACAGACCACTAGCAACAAGGCCCCTGATAATAAGACTActgatgaggatgaggattcATTTGATGCTTGGAATGATTTTGCGACCTCAAATAGTGCACCAAATCTTGCTGATAGTTCTTTAAAACAAAGTACTAATCAGACGACACCTGTTGACCAGACTTCTGTAGTGGATTTGTTCGGCACAGCTAGCAACTCCGGGGACTTGAATTTTGGTAGCTTATCCCAACCGGATTTCTCAGCAGGAGCATTTAACAGTTCCAATGGTTCAACTGTAGTGGATATGAAGCAGGCAGACTCTTCTGTTTTAGACAG TTTGGTTGATCTGAGcacaaaagatgaaaaaaaatctgaagaTGTTGCGGAGGGTGGAGATGTTTCTGGTGCAAGAACAGGGTCAAAATCTGAAGATGAGGAGAGAATAATGTCACAGATGCATGATCTCTCTTTTATGCTTGAAAGCAGTCTTTCAATTCCTCCCAAGCGAGATGAATTACATTCGCATTCCCAAGATTGA
- the LOC117621926 gene encoding cellulose synthase-like protein B4, whose amino-acid sequence MASSQSLPLCEKTPLKINTLQRAQEIAILFLFICLLVYRLLSLTDHGFVWLLAFLCESWFTFNWVLTLIIQWTPVEYKTYPQNLLQQVPELPAVDMFVTTADAELEPPIITVNTVLSLLAVDYPSHKLACYVSDDGCSPLTLYSLTEASKFAQFWVPFCKKYNIQVRAPFRYFSGNSKLPSDNPIGFLQEWTKMKDEYQKLCQKIEVAVQNLATLDFSGDYVDFADIDRRNHPTIIKVIWENKERLSNNGVPHLVYVAREKRSDQSHHHKAGAMNVLTRVSGVMTNAPFMLNVDCDMHANNSKIVLHAMCLLLGFKHEKEGAFVQCPQMFYDTLKDDPFGNQLLLPLKTSWPGFAGMQGPPYAGTGCFQRRKVIYGFSLIDSEGNLRDVALDKERFGNSTELIQSATHTLSEKIDHPHDLSSAVEAANQVAGSSYEHNTLWGTKVGWVYGSVTEDMLTGMKIHARGWKSILCMPDPPGFMGSAPSSSHVIIVEVKEPALIFFVAVFLMKILYTLRFYLGFGLSIKQWWNHVRMGPSGKIPYVTASLFGVVTLAFKLLGISEVAFEVTQKDQYSSSSDDQEDDVNAGRFTFDESPIFVPATTLLFVHFTALAMGLFGMQPPAHGADGAGLGEMMCCVWVVLCYWPFLKGLFGKGKYGIPMPTIFKSAALALLFMHFCGRIPLPLRR is encoded by the exons ATGGCTAGTTCTCAATCTCTTCCTTTATGTGAAAAAACACCCCTTAAAATTAACACACTACAGAGAGCCCAGGAAATTGCAATTTTGTTCCTCTTCATCTGTCTCCTTGTTTATCGTCTCCTCTCCCTCACTGACCATGGTTTTGTCTGGCTTCTTGCCTTCCTGTGTGAGTCTTGGTTTACCTTCAATTGGGTTCTCACCCTCATCATCCAATGGACCCCTGTTGAATACAAAACTTACCCTCAAAACCTCTTGCAACA GGTGCCAGAGCTTCCTGCAGTGGACATGTTTGTGACAACAGCAGATGCAGAGCTAGAGCCGCCCATCATCACAGTGAACACAGTGCTCTCTCTTCTTGCTGTAGATTATCCATCTCACAAGCTAGCTTGCTATGTTTCTGATGATGGCTGCTCACCTCTCACCCTCTACTCTCTCACTGAAGCCTCTAAATTTGCTCAGTTTTGGGTACCCTTTTGCAAAAAGTATAATATTCAAGTTAGAGCTCCATTCAGATACTTCTCTGGCAATTCCAAATTGCCAAGTGATAATCCAATTGGGTTTCTACAAGAATGGACAAAAATGAAG GATGAGTATcaaaagctctgccaaaaaaTTGAAGTTGCTGTCCAAAATTTGGCAACCCTTGATTTTTCTGGAGACTATGTGGATTTTGCTGACATAGACAGAAGGAACCATCCCACCATAATCAag GTAATATGGGAGAACAAAGAAAGACTTTCAAATAATGGGGTGCCACATTTAGTTTATGTAGCCAGGGAGAAGCGTTCAGATCAATCACATCACCACAAAGCTGGCGCCATGAATGTTTTG ACCAGGGTCTCTGGTGTGATGACAAATGCTCCATTTATGTTGAACGTCGACTGCGATATGCATGCCAACAATTCAAAGATCGTTCTGCATGCGATGTGCCTATTGCTTGGCTTCAAGCATGAAAAAGAAGGTGCATTTGTCCAGTGCCCACAAATGTTCTACGACACTTTGAAAGATGATCCATTTGGAAACCAACTGCTTCTCCCTCTAAAA ACATCTTGGCCAGGGTTCGCTGGGATGCAAGGACCTCCCTATGCAGGGACCGGATGTTTTCAAAGACGTAAAGTTATCTACGGTTTTTCCTTGATAGATAGTGAAG GAAATCTGAGGGATGTGGCATTGGATAAAGAACGGTTTGGAAATTCCACGGAGTTAATCCAATCAGCAACTCATACTTTATCAGAGAAAATTGATCATCCTCATGACCTTTCCAGTGCTGTTGAGGCAGCCAACCAAGTTGCTGGTTCTTCGTACGAGCACAATACATTGTGGGGGACAAAG GTAGGCTGGGTTTATGGGTCAGTCACAGAAGATATGCTAACTGGGATGAAGATCCATGCAAGGGGCTGGAAGTCTATCTTATGCATGCCAGACCCACCAGGCTTTATGGGTTCTGCACCCTCATCTTCCCATGTTATCATTGTtgaa GTCAAAGAACCGGCTCTCATATTCTTCGTTGCCGTGTTTTTAATGAAGATTTTGTACACCCTACGTTTTTACCTGGGATTTGGCCTATCAATCAAGCAATGGTGGAACCATGTGAGAATGGGGCCATCGGGGAAAATACCCTATGTAACTGCATCGCTATTTGGAGTTGTAACCCTGGCATTCAAGCTTTTGGGTATATCTGAGGTGGCATTTGAAGTCACACAAAAGGACCAATATTCCTCTTCAAGTGATGACCAAGAAGATGATGTCAATGCTGGTAGGTTCACTTTTGATGAGTCTCCAATATTTGTGCCGGCCACAACTCTCCTGTTTGTGCACTTCACAGCCCTAGCCATGGGCTTGTTTGGGATGCAACCACCGGCTCATGGTGCGGATGGGGCGGGGCTAGGTGAGATGATGTGCTGTGTTTGGGTGGTGCTATGTTATTGGCCATTTCTCAAAGGGTTGTTTGGGAAGGGCAAATATGGAATTCCAATGCCTACTATATTCAAATCAGCTGCCTTGGCCTTGCTTTTCATGCACTTCTGTGGAAGGATCCCTCTGCCACTGCGCCGCTGA
- the LOC117621185 gene encoding fatty acid hydroperoxide lyase, chloroplastic, with translation MSFMMSMTPGIPSSSSSSSSSPSPSPSPPSSPPLSSPPVSLPVRTIPGAYGWPLLGPISDRLDYFWFQGPETFFKKRTEKYKSTVFRTNVPPSFPLFLNVNPNVVAVLDGKSFSYLFDTDLVEKKNTLVGDFMPSVNFTGGLRACAYLDTAEPQHAKIKNFAMDILKRSSKVWVPELTANLSTMFDTIESEVSKDGSASYLIPLQKFIFNFLTKCLVGADTASSPKIAESGYAMLDRWLALQLLPTVKIGLLQPLEEILLHSFAYPSFLVSGDYNKLYQFVKEQGKEVVKRGETEFGLSQEEVIHNLLFVLGFNAFGGFSVFLPTLISTIASDTTGLQDKIVKEVREKAGSTLTFDSAKNLPLVQSVVYETLRCNPPVPLQYARARKDFQLSSHDSVFDIKKGELLCGYQPQVMKDEKVFDEPETFQPDRFLKNKELLNYLYWSNGPQTGSPSQYNKQCPGKDTVTLTACLFVAYVFQRYDSITGTATSITALEKAK, from the exons ATGTCTTTCATGATGAGCATGACGCCTGGCATcccatcatcatcctcatcctcatcctcatccccATCACCCTCACCCTCACCACCATCATCACCACCGCTCTCTTCACCGCCAGTATCACTTCCTGTCCGTACGATCCCCGGAGCCTACGGCTGGCCGCTTCTGGGGCCCATCTCTGACCGCCTGGACTACTTCTGGTTCCAAGGCCCTGAAACTTTCTTCAAAAAACGCACTGAGAAATACAAGAGCACTGTGTTCCGTACAAATGTCCCTCCGAGCTTTCCTCTGTTTCTCAACGTCAACCCCAACGTTGTGGCTGTTCTGGACGGCAAGTCCTTTTCGTACCTCTTCGACACGGACTTGGTCGAGAAGAAGAATACTCTTGTTGGTGACTTCATGCCCAGTGTTAACTTTACAGGGGGCTTGAGGGCCTGTGCTTATCTTGATACCGCTGAACCACAACACGCTAAG ATCAAGAACTTTGCCATGGACATCTTGAAAAGAAGCTCCAAGGTTTGGGTACCTGAGCTCACTGCTAACCTCTCCACCATGTTTGACACAATAGAATCAGAAGTGTCCAAGGATGGGAGTGCCAGCTACTTGATCCCACTCCAgaaattcattttcaatttcctcACAAAATGCTTAGTTGGTGCTGACACAGCAAGCTCACCCAAGATAGCTGAGTCCGGTTACGCCATGTTGGACCGGTGGCTCGCCCTCCAGCTCCTCCCCACTGTCAAGATTGGTTTGCTTCAGCCTCTGGAGGAGATTCTCCTCCATTCTTTTGCATACCCATCTTTTCTTGTGAGTGGAGACTACAACAAGCTTTACCAATTTGTTAAGGAACAAG GTAAAGAAGTAGTGAAGAGAGGTGAAACCGAGTTTGGACTGAGCCAAGAAGAAGTAATTCACAACCTTCTGTTTGTGCTTGGTTTCAACGCGTTTGGTGGGTTCTCTGTCTTTCTACCAACGTTAATAAGCACAATAGCTAGTGACACCACCGGCTTACAAGACAAAATAGTCAAAGAAGTCAGAGAAAAGGCCGGTTCAACTTTGACTTTCGACTCAGCTAAAAATTTGCCACTGGTTCAGTCTGTAGTATACGAAACACTCCGGTGCAACCCGCCGGTTCCTCTCCAATACGCCCGGGCCAGGAAGGACTTTCAACTGAGTTCACATGACTCGGTTTTTGACATCAAGAAGGGAGAGTTGCTTTGTGGGTATCAACCACAGGTGATGAAGGATGAGAAGGTTTTTGATGAACCAGAGACTTTTCAACCGGACCGGTTCTTGAAAAATAAGGAGTTACTGAACTACTTGTACTGGTCCAATGGACCGCAGACCGGCTCACCAAGCCAGTACAACAAACAGTGTCCTGGAAAGGACACTGTGACCCTCACGGCTTGCTTGTTTGTTGCTTATGTGTTTCAAAGATATGATTCAATCACTGGGACCGCAACTTCAATCACAGCCCTTGAGAAGGCCAAGTAA
- the LOC117621177 gene encoding uncharacterized protein LOC117621177, translated as MAMSPAVLKAGLVIVGVCIAGYIVGPPLYWHFMEGLAAVSHSSSSSSLSSCPPCTCDCSSQPLLSIPIGLSNISFADCAKHDPEVSEDTEKNFVDLLTEELKLREAEALENQQLADMALLEAKKIASQYQKEADKCNSGMETCEEAREKAEATLEAQRKLTATWELRARQRGWKEGVTNSNTQTQGNVQTL; from the exons atggcgATGAGTCCGGCAGTGTTGAAGGCGGGGCTGGTGATAGTTGGGGTTTGCATAGCCGGGTACATAGTGGGCCCACCTCTCTACTGGCACTTCATGGAGGGCTTAGCTGCCGTCTCCcactcttcatcttcttcttccttatcTTCTTGCCCTCCTTGCACCTGTGATTGCTCTTCTCAGCCTCTCCTCTCCATCCCCATTG GACTCAGCAACATTTCATTTGCAG ATTGTGCAAAGCATGATCCAGAGGTGAGTGAGGACACCGAGAAAAATTTTGTGGATCTTTTGACTGAAGAGTTGAAGCTTCGGGAAGCTGAAGCTTTAGAAAATCAACAACTAGCTGATATGGCTCTGCTGGAGGCTAAGAAGATTGCATCCCAGTATCAGAAGGAAGCAGACAAGTGCAATTCAGGGATGGAAACATGTGAAGAAGCAAGGGAGAAAGCTGAAGCAACATTGGAGGCACAGAGGAAACTGACAGCAACATGGGAGCTTAGGGCTCGTCAAAGAGGATGGAAAGAAGGGGTTACAAATTCTAATACTCAGACGCAAGGAAATGTTCAGACTCTGTAG
- the LOC117620513 gene encoding condensin complex subunit 2, with product MADTLSPNPTAQKQRLPMAARLQSPTSPFFLGSNDDHLERAQARAARAAAIRRKSIALNLPPLDADTDPCLGKEQILELFQNCIKLASENKINQKNTWELNLIDHLTEIIKVEEENDAETNFQKASCTLEAGVKIYSLRVDSVHSEAYKVLGGMNRAGQEDEQDTSPDDAAVDNGQDVAHSKKEMEKKSPLSTLESSFEALNVKKFDVAFAVDPLYHQTSAQFDEGGARGLLMNNLGVYGRCRVLFDSSEVPAKCMSCDNQHDKSDTIDLSFASEYVEQMVLNMRMKDEISPTLRNIVNRFDEDNRRPADIYSCSQESAEQVDAAHNNEVEFDGDVPENFGNWDYEHDDQTSMVEEGLNCENSTFPSYHEENEPGAFDERDNEERLKDVDEYLFLSLGLTSKQNAWAGPDHWKYRKTKVSEIDPSGEQPAVVKRHRKKVQPDLDFTKALEEEMPDIFAPPKNPKSLLLPANRAPCNTRLPEDCHYQPEDLIKLFLIPNVKLLGRRGKKSSDESRQQSDDYGQSPFYDDDNVFGGQYDDGISHSDVEDFSTLVSQPRQVNKIEVHYDKTSKQVDVQVLKETLWGHVQESVHMSTQGQEQLASFKQILASFPSDCRAAGAINEISPHLCFICLLHLANEHGLSILGTTNLDDLSIHLP from the exons ATGGCCGATACCCTAAGCCCTAACCCAACGGCCCAGAAGCAGAGGCTCCCGATGGCCGCTCGTCTCCAGTCTCCAACCAGCCCCTTCTTCCTCGGCTCCAACGACGACCACCTCGAGCGTGCACAAGCACGTGCGGCACGCGCCGCCGCGATTCGCAGAAAATCCATTGCGCTCAATTTACCGCCACTGGATGCGGATACTGATCCCTGCCTCGGCAAGGAGCAGATTCTCGAGCTGTTCCAGAATTGCATCAAACTGGCTAGCGAAAAT aaaattaatcaaaagaaCACATGGGAGCTCAATCTGATAGACCATTTGACGGAAATTATTAAGGTTGAAGAGGAAAATGACGCTGAGACGAATTTTCAAAAG GCAAGCTGCACTCTTGAAGCTGGAGTCAAAATTTACTCATTAAGGGTGGATTCAGTACACTCTGAGGCATATAAGGTCCTTGGTGGAATGAATAGAGCAGGCCAAGAAGACGAACAAG ATACTAGTCCGGATGATGCCGCTGTTGACAATGGACAAGATGTGGCGCATTCCaagaaagagatggagaaAAAG TCACCTTTATCAACGCTGGAGTCGTCTTTTGAGGCTCTAAATGTAAAAAAGTTTGATG TTGCATTTGCAGTTGATCCACTCTATCATCAGACATCTGCACAATTTGATGAAGGTGGGGCTAGGGGTCTTTTAATGAATAATCTTGGAGTATATGGTAGATGCAGAGTTCTCTTTGACTCGTCGGAAGTACCAGCGAAGTGCATGTCATGTGATAATCAACATGATAAATCAGATACCATCgatctttcttttgctagTG AGTATGTTGAACAAATGGTATTGAACATGCGAATGAAAGATGAAATTTCACCAACTCTCAGGAATATAGTCAATCGATTTGATGAAGATAACAGAAGGCCAGCAGATATATATTCCTGTTCTCAAGAATCAGCAGAGCAAGTAGACGCAGCCCATAATAAtgaagttgaatttgatggtGATGTACCTGAGAACTTTGGAAACTGGGATTACGAACATGATGACCAAACAAGCATGGTAGAGGAGGGTCTTAACTGTGAAAATTCAACTTTTCCTAGTTATCACGAG GAAAATGAACCGGGCGCTTTCGATGAGCGTGATAACGAGGAGAGACTTAAGGACGTTGATGAGTATTTGTTCTTAAGTCTTGGATTAACTTCAAAACAAAATGCATGGGCAGGTCCCGATCATTGGAAGTATCGAAAAACTAAAG TTTCCGAGATTGATCCTTCTGGAGAACAACCAGCGGTGGTTAAACGACACAGGAAAAAAGTACAGCCTGATCTTGATTTCACGAAAGccttggaagaagaaatgcCAGATATTTTTGCTCCTCCAAAAAATCCGAAGTCCTTACTGCTGCCAGCAAATAGAGCACCCTGTAATACAAGGCTTCCTGAGGATTGCCACTATCAACCAGAGGATCTTATCAAGCTATTTCTGATACCTAATGTAAAG CTCCTTGGAAGGAGAGGCAAGAAGTCCTCTG ATGAATCGAGGCAACAGTCTGATGATTATGGGCAATCGCCATTctatgatgatgataatgtATTTGGTGGCCAATATGATGACGGAATTAGCCATAGTGATGTGGAGGACTTTAGCACACTTGTTTCTCAGCCTCGCCAG gtaaacaaaattgaagtCCACTATGACAAGACTTCCAAACAAGTTGATGTCCAGGTTCTGAAAGAAACCCTTTGGGGCCATGTACAAGAATCTGTTCACATGTCGACACAG GGTCAAGAACAactggcatccttcaagcaaATCTTGGCCAGCTTCCCAAGTGACTGCAGAGCTGCTGGGGCTATCAATGAAATCTCCCCTCATCTGTGTTTCATATGCCTTTTACATTTAGCCAATGAGCATGGCTTGAGCATCCTTGGCACCACCAATTTGGATGATCTCAGCATACACCTTCCTTAG